The Williamsia sp. DF01-3 genome has a window encoding:
- a CDS encoding DUF4178 domain-containing protein produces MESLLIIIVAILAVIAVIMLFNTIAKRRERQAAETKAVRDRTYAPRDPFSSADDDAVRGDPRALKPGDMVDIRGEMFAVRGTLTLSQSGFSWTENFLDTGTGRKAWVSVEEDPDLEVVLWEELKGVAVSPGPESIEVDGRRYSSDETGSARFTSAGTTGLATGNMSYHDYSAGDARLSFEDFGSGWECARGQVLARAEYRIFPADTGPS; encoded by the coding sequence ATGGAGTCGCTGCTGATCATCATCGTCGCGATACTGGCCGTCATCGCGGTGATCATGCTGTTCAACACAATCGCGAAACGTCGCGAGCGCCAGGCAGCCGAGACCAAGGCGGTTCGCGACCGCACATACGCTCCGCGGGATCCGTTCTCGTCCGCCGACGACGACGCCGTCCGTGGAGATCCTCGTGCGCTCAAGCCCGGCGACATGGTGGACATCCGCGGGGAGATGTTCGCGGTCCGAGGCACCCTGACCCTCTCGCAGAGCGGCTTTTCGTGGACCGAGAACTTCCTCGACACCGGAACCGGCCGCAAGGCGTGGGTGTCGGTGGAGGAAGATCCCGACCTCGAGGTGGTGCTGTGGGAGGAACTCAAGGGTGTCGCCGTTTCCCCCGGGCCCGAGTCGATCGAGGTCGACGGCCGACGGTATTCGTCGGACGAAACCGGGTCGGCGAGGTTCACCAGCGCTGGAACCACCGGCCTGGCCACCGGAAACATGTCGTATCACGACTATTCGGCCGGCGACGCCCGGTTGTCCTTCGAGGACTTCGGGTCGGGATGGGAATGCGCGCGGGGGCAGGTCCTGGCTCGCGCCGAGTACCGCATCTTTCCCGCAGACACCGGTCCGAGCTGA
- a CDS encoding DUF2617 family protein: protein MQAILAVPYSDTSADQLALSFDEPLLPALSTVRCRFDNADLTLRLLGASHQVSAVTALGETVETLACLPGQHRKLPSTLQTPTVSFQARTERHSARSLSVLGAQISDRATGPHALIGHYPGSPDAFTAIIAADLGDRIRWDTWHAYPQTGDVVITSSLVQVR from the coding sequence ATGCAGGCGATTCTTGCGGTGCCGTACTCGGACACCAGCGCCGACCAGCTGGCCCTGTCCTTCGATGAGCCGTTGTTGCCCGCTCTGTCCACCGTCCGTTGCCGATTCGACAACGCAGACCTCACATTGCGGTTATTGGGCGCAAGCCACCAGGTCAGTGCGGTGACCGCCCTCGGCGAGACCGTCGAAACCCTGGCGTGCCTCCCTGGACAGCACCGGAAACTGCCGTCGACGTTGCAGACGCCCACCGTCTCGTTCCAGGCGCGAACCGAACGCCACAGCGCACGGTCCCTCTCCGTGCTCGGCGCCCAGATCTCGGATCGGGCGACAGGACCGCATGCGCTGATCGGGCACTATCCCGGCAGTCCCGATGCCTTCACCGCGATCATCGCCGCGGACCTCGGAGACCGGATCCGCTGGGACACCTGGCACGCCTACCCCCAGACAGGTGACGTCGTCATCACCTCGAGCCTCGTGCAGGTGCGTTGA
- a CDS encoding DUF4247 domain-containing protein: MTYDGDAGGYNRKPLNRIRNGIIAAIILVAVALLAFSCVSGGVASTSARSYIQQNYDRTPNLDEGSVDAYIADGTPEQVAGQIRGAQRPADQRQATQTVAGVPTSGLFMQYPDYLVGLFPYENNNTRVMLSDDYESGYRHYGGFIGGFWVSRPNFSGGGSDYRGGGGGSGK; encoded by the coding sequence ATGACCTACGACGGCGACGCCGGCGGGTACAACCGCAAGCCCCTCAACCGCATCCGTAACGGCATCATCGCCGCCATCATCTTGGTTGCTGTTGCGCTGCTTGCTTTCTCATGTGTGTCCGGCGGGGTGGCTTCCACCAGCGCGCGCAGCTACATCCAACAGAATTACGACCGGACGCCGAATCTGGACGAAGGATCGGTGGATGCGTACATCGCCGACGGCACCCCCGAGCAGGTCGCCGGCCAGATCCGCGGTGCCCAGAGACCGGCCGATCAACGTCAGGCGACCCAGACCGTCGCAGGGGTGCCCACGAGTGGGTTGTTCATGCAGTACCCCGACTACCTCGTGGGCCTCTTTCCCTATGAAAACAACAACACCCGCGTGATGCTCAGCGACGACTACGAATCCGGGTACCGCCATTACGGCGGGTTCATCGGTGGGTTCTGGGTCTCACGTCCCAATTTTTCCGGTGGCGGCTCCGACTATCGGGGTGGCGGCGGCGGTTCCGGCAAGTAG
- a CDS encoding DUF350 domain-containing protein has protein sequence MGDKVEWEILRDNVVSAAAYSCVGVLLMILGFVAVDLVTPGKLRQQVWVDRNRNACILVASNTLAVAIIIVAAITASQGDLGEGLLYTLIYTVIGIFVMALGFILVDALSPGDLGEVLMDDRPHPAVWVSATVHVGAGLIIAASLL, from the coding sequence GTGGGAGACAAAGTGGAGTGGGAGATCTTGCGCGACAACGTCGTATCGGCTGCGGCGTACAGCTGCGTAGGCGTGTTGCTGATGATCCTCGGGTTCGTCGCTGTTGACCTGGTGACGCCGGGCAAGCTGCGACAGCAGGTCTGGGTGGACCGCAACCGGAACGCCTGCATCTTGGTGGCGAGCAACACCCTGGCGGTGGCGATCATCATCGTGGCGGCGATCACCGCCAGCCAAGGCGACCTCGGTGAAGGACTGCTGTACACCCTGATCTACACGGTGATCGGGATCTTCGTGATGGCGTTGGGCTTCATCCTGGTCGACGCCCTCTCACCCGGCGACCTGGGCGAGGTGTTGATGGATGATCGACCGCACCCCGCCGTCTGGGTCTCGGCGACGGTGCACGTGGGTGCCGGACTGATCATCGCCGCGTCGCTGCTGTAA
- a CDS encoding polyamine aminopropyltransferase, with protein MATSTASPDTNAPPPPLRRAARSALLAVVFICAACGLVYELALVTLGSYLIGNTATQAAIVLSVMVFAMGIGSLAAKPLQNRAAVSFAVIELVLALLGGLSVLALYGAFAYLSLYTQSLVVVAFVLGMLIGAEIPLLMVLLQHIRKQSAGSAVADLFAADYVGALLGGLAFPFLLLPLLGQIRGALVVGMINAVAGAALVLIVFRRDLGRARMLALGAGSVGVVAVLVAAMFYADTFEVNARQALYRDPIVLADRTPIQDIVITNRGLPDGEDTRLFLNGDLQFSSVDEYRYHESLVHPALAQKRDNVLILGGGDGLALREVLKYRDVQSVHLVELDPRMIDLARTDPRLTELNGNAFADDRVSVVTADAFNWLREDSGLFDAVIVDMPDPDETATAKLYSVEFYGLIRGHLAPGARMVVQAGSPYFAPRSFWCIGRSIAEAGVTTAAYHVDVPSFGDWGFFLGAVGDVAPALTVDPAVDRRFLSADELDAARTFPPDRPPLEMPSSTLMQPRILEYSQSEWSVY; from the coding sequence TTGGCCACATCCACCGCCTCACCTGACACCAACGCGCCGCCGCCGCCGCTACGCCGGGCGGCACGGTCAGCGCTGCTGGCGGTGGTGTTCATCTGCGCCGCCTGCGGACTGGTCTACGAGCTCGCGCTCGTCACGCTGGGGTCGTACCTGATCGGGAACACGGCCACGCAGGCCGCAATCGTGTTGTCGGTGATGGTGTTTGCGATGGGCATCGGATCGCTTGCCGCAAAACCTCTGCAGAACCGGGCCGCCGTCAGCTTCGCGGTCATCGAACTGGTGCTGGCTCTGCTGGGTGGTCTCTCGGTGCTGGCGCTGTACGGGGCGTTCGCCTATCTGTCGCTGTACACACAGTCGCTCGTGGTGGTTGCCTTCGTGCTCGGAATGCTGATCGGCGCCGAGATACCCCTGCTGATGGTGTTGCTCCAACACATCAGGAAGCAGTCGGCAGGGTCTGCGGTGGCCGATCTGTTTGCTGCCGACTACGTGGGCGCGTTGCTCGGTGGCCTGGCGTTCCCGTTCCTGTTGCTGCCGCTGCTCGGCCAGATCCGCGGTGCGCTCGTGGTCGGCATGATCAACGCCGTTGCCGGAGCCGCCCTTGTACTCATCGTGTTCCGCAGGGACCTCGGTCGTGCCCGCATGCTGGCATTGGGCGCCGGCTCGGTCGGTGTGGTCGCGGTGTTGGTGGCGGCGATGTTCTATGCCGACACCTTCGAGGTCAACGCACGGCAGGCGCTGTATCGCGACCCGATCGTGCTGGCCGACCGAACCCCGATCCAGGACATCGTGATCACCAATCGCGGCCTCCCCGACGGCGAGGACACCCGGCTGTTCCTCAACGGCGATCTGCAGTTCTCCAGTGTGGACGAGTACCGATACCACGAGTCGCTGGTGCACCCGGCGCTGGCGCAGAAGCGCGACAACGTCCTGATCCTGGGCGGTGGCGACGGTCTGGCACTACGCGAGGTGCTGAAGTACCGCGATGTGCAATCGGTGCACCTCGTCGAACTCGACCCCCGGATGATCGATTTGGCGCGCACAGATCCGAGACTCACCGAACTCAACGGCAACGCCTTCGCCGACGACCGGGTTTCCGTGGTGACAGCCGACGCGTTCAACTGGTTGCGTGAGGACTCGGGGCTGTTCGACGCCGTCATCGTCGACATGCCGGACCCGGACGAGACAGCAACCGCCAAGCTGTACTCGGTGGAGTTCTACGGGCTGATCCGCGGGCACCTGGCGCCGGGTGCCCGAATGGTCGTCCAGGCGGGCTCGCCCTACTTCGCGCCCCGCTCGTTCTGGTGCATCGGCCGGAGCATCGCCGAGGCAGGGGTGACGACCGCGGCCTATCACGTCGACGTGCCGTCGTTCGGCGACTGGGGTTTCTTTCTGGGGGCAGTGGGTGACGTCGCGCCGGCGTTGACGGTGGACCCTGCGGTGGACCGTCGCTTCTTGTCGGCGGACGAGCTGGATGCCGCCCGTACGTTCCCACCCGACCGCCCACCCTTGGAGATGCCCTCGTCCACCCTGATGCAGCCGCGGATCCTCGAGTACTCGCAGTCGGAGTGGTCGGTGTACTGA
- a CDS encoding rhodanese-like domain-containing protein: MSDVPSVPVTDLPVDFTAETNRILLDVREDDEWANGHVPGALHIPLAEVPARVDEIDPDAELFVICHSGGRSARVLGYLSQRGYEGANVGGGILAWAQAGRPLETGAGGSGGAASSESGR, encoded by the coding sequence ATGTCGGATGTTCCGTCGGTGCCCGTCACCGACCTACCGGTCGATTTCACGGCAGAGACGAACAGGATCCTGCTGGACGTTCGAGAAGACGACGAGTGGGCGAACGGGCACGTTCCCGGAGCCCTCCACATCCCTCTCGCCGAAGTGCCCGCTCGGGTCGACGAGATCGACCCTGACGCCGAGCTGTTTGTCATCTGTCACTCAGGTGGCCGCTCGGCCCGCGTGCTCGGGTACCTGTCGCAGCGCGGGTACGAAGGCGCGAACGTCGGGGGCGGAATCCTGGCGTGGGCGCAGGCCGGCAGGCCCCTGGAGACAGGCGCAGGTGGATCCGGGGGAGCGGCGTCCTCGGAGTCCGGGCGGTGA
- a CDS encoding DUF4328 domain-containing protein, whose protein sequence is MSPTARRMVRWVALRPPEARPRPRARVERHDTPTPRYRSVPQWGLQDSPATEPETREQNLIEQATARLPQLLLIAAGVLVAAAAAEAWIYALLVVNLEEPVSRGMQVAAEAAVWITGLASVAMMLACLAGAAGWLIEERRRSYGEHGQYDPRTRREIFIGCWVPVINIFRPVACMREVLELRDDLPRDHIRKRLWWLWAGWVLVNLLVVGCIVLRIFAESLLWQSNAVLLVIVSDLASAGFAVAVWWTITRLLDREAETATPTRWLVAV, encoded by the coding sequence ATGTCGCCGACAGCACGGCGGATGGTGCGCTGGGTGGCGCTGCGTCCGCCCGAGGCCCGTCCGCGTCCGCGGGCCCGGGTCGAGCGGCACGACACACCCACGCCTCGCTACCGAAGCGTCCCGCAGTGGGGTCTGCAGGACAGCCCGGCAACCGAACCCGAGACGCGTGAGCAGAACCTGATCGAACAGGCGACAGCCCGGCTTCCGCAGCTGTTGCTGATCGCAGCGGGCGTACTCGTCGCGGCGGCCGCCGCCGAGGCGTGGATCTACGCATTGCTCGTGGTCAACCTGGAAGAACCGGTCAGCCGCGGTATGCAGGTCGCTGCCGAGGCCGCGGTGTGGATCACCGGCCTGGCGTCGGTGGCGATGATGCTCGCGTGCCTGGCGGGCGCTGCCGGATGGTTGATCGAGGAGCGGCGGAGGTCATACGGCGAGCACGGCCAATACGACCCGCGAACCCGACGGGAGATCTTCATCGGGTGCTGGGTCCCGGTGATCAACATCTTCCGGCCGGTGGCCTGCATGCGCGAGGTACTCGAACTCCGCGACGACCTGCCGCGCGACCACATCCGTAAGCGACTGTGGTGGTTGTGGGCCGGCTGGGTACTGGTGAACCTGCTGGTGGTCGGGTGCATCGTGCTGCGGATCTTCGCCGAGTCCCTGCTGTGGCAGTCAAATGCGGTGCTCCTTGTCATCGTGTCCGACCTGGCCAGCGCCGGGTTCGCGGTTGCGGTGTGGTGGACGATCACGCGGCTGCTCGACCGGGAGGCCGAGACGGCGACCCCCACTCGATGGCTGGTCGCGGTATGA
- a CDS encoding glycerophosphodiester phosphodiesterase, translating to MTDTHRVLRTETPAVVAHRGASGHKPEHTLMAYELALEQGADGLECDVRLTADHELVCVHDRTIDRTSDGSGAVSELTLAQLREFDFASWHTSGLTSKVLTLRELMELTLDWKRPVRLFIETKHPVRFGGLVEQLLLAELQRFGVATPASADHSRAVVISFSTAGVWRIRRNAPMLPTVLLGDTARFLGGSAATAVGATAIGPSIFSLREHPDAVDRAAAAGRATYCWTVDERRDATYCADLGVGWIATNYPDRVRGWLAA from the coding sequence ATGACCGACACCCATCGGGTGCTGCGCACGGAAACGCCTGCGGTGGTGGCTCACCGGGGGGCGTCGGGTCACAAACCCGAACACACGCTGATGGCGTACGAGCTCGCCCTCGAGCAGGGCGCAGACGGACTCGAGTGCGACGTCCGGCTCACCGCGGACCACGAGCTGGTGTGTGTCCACGACCGCACGATCGACCGAACCTCCGACGGCAGCGGTGCGGTCAGTGAACTCACCCTCGCTCAGCTCCGCGAGTTCGACTTCGCGAGTTGGCATACTTCCGGTCTCACCTCGAAGGTCCTCACGTTGCGCGAACTGATGGAGCTGACGCTGGACTGGAAACGTCCGGTGCGCCTGTTCATCGAGACCAAGCACCCCGTCCGATTCGGTGGTCTGGTGGAGCAGCTGCTCCTCGCCGAATTGCAGCGGTTCGGTGTCGCGACGCCGGCGTCGGCAGATCACAGCCGCGCCGTGGTGATCTCGTTCTCCACCGCCGGTGTGTGGCGCATCCGACGCAACGCGCCGATGCTGCCCACCGTGCTACTCGGCGACACCGCCCGGTTCCTCGGGGGAAGCGCCGCCACCGCCGTGGGGGCCACGGCCATCGGACCCTCGATCTTCAGTCTGCGGGAGCATCCTGATGCGGTGGATCGTGCTGCGGCCGCAGGTCGGGCCACGTACTGCTGGACGGTCGACGAGCGGCGCGACGCGACATACTGTGCCGATCTCGGCGTCGGCTGGATCGCCACCAACTACCCCGACCGGGTGCGGGGCTGGCTCGCTGCGTAA
- a CDS encoding DUF5926 family protein has translation MAKKSKRGSGPRPGSNRAERVAARKERQAQATAPLFRPFAGIAAECDLVALRAFVASATAELPLTTPGTNPVRLVTVLPGAGPALVREESGAAVGLVALQTQPEHEEPGAALAAAIRWATESAAGETLSEVDIAEAGALEDVLDPTAALDITVHNDFNWWIEGQDSPAPQITAMIEQANAAIMPTARLAGDFVGAPWWVDAGERAHLRWIRPEPEDDVMAALARVHASGGLTLGEGSRFAGSFRTHGLLVPVFDLDRELHPTEWTGGVETFNNRLNEALASDAELTSDERRSRDGIRARQVTLR, from the coding sequence GTGGCTAAGAAGAGTAAACGTGGCAGCGGACCCCGACCCGGAAGCAATCGCGCCGAACGGGTGGCGGCACGTAAGGAACGGCAGGCCCAGGCAACGGCGCCGCTCTTCCGGCCGTTCGCCGGGATCGCCGCCGAATGCGACCTCGTGGCCCTGAGGGCCTTCGTCGCCTCGGCCACCGCCGAGTTGCCGCTGACCACACCGGGCACCAACCCCGTGCGACTGGTGACGGTCCTGCCCGGTGCCGGACCGGCACTGGTGCGTGAGGAGTCCGGCGCAGCTGTGGGTCTGGTTGCACTGCAGACCCAGCCCGAGCACGAAGAGCCCGGTGCCGCATTGGCTGCCGCGATTCGGTGGGCAACCGAAAGCGCTGCGGGAGAGACGCTTTCAGAGGTCGACATCGCCGAGGCCGGTGCACTCGAGGACGTGCTCGATCCCACCGCTGCGCTCGACATCACCGTCCACAACGACTTCAACTGGTGGATCGAGGGCCAGGACAGCCCCGCCCCTCAGATCACCGCGATGATCGAGCAGGCCAACGCGGCCATCATGCCGACCGCGCGGTTGGCAGGCGACTTCGTCGGTGCACCTTGGTGGGTAGATGCCGGCGAGCGTGCACATCTGCGGTGGATACGCCCCGAGCCCGAAGACGACGTGATGGCGGCGCTGGCGCGCGTACATGCATCGGGTGGGCTGACACTCGGCGAGGGATCGCGTTTCGCGGGTTCATTCCGTACACACGGGCTACTGGTCCCGGTGTTCGACCTGGACCGCGAGCTGCACCCCACCGAGTGGACTGGGGGCGTGGAGACGTTCAACAACCGGCTCAACGAGGCGCTGGCCTCGGACGCCGAGCTGACCAGCGACGAGCGGCGCTCGCGCGACGGCATCCGAGCCCGGCAGGTCACCCTGCGCTGA
- a CDS encoding ferritin, producing MSTIRTRFHELLHDQIRQEFSASQQYIAIAAYYDNEDLPQLAKHFYAQAVEERNHAMMIVQYFLDRDMVVHTPGIDQPENSFADYRAPIKVALSQEQRVTDQIVELAKTARDEGDYLGEQFMQWFLKEQIEEVAVMRTLQTVADRCEGNLFDLENFVAREVGTAAKTDATAPGVAGGSL from the coding sequence ATGAGCACAATTCGAACCCGCTTCCATGAGCTCCTGCACGACCAGATTCGTCAAGAATTCTCTGCGTCACAGCAGTACATCGCCATTGCGGCCTACTACGACAACGAAGACCTGCCACAGTTGGCCAAGCACTTCTACGCCCAGGCTGTCGAAGAGCGCAACCACGCGATGATGATCGTGCAGTACTTCCTCGACCGCGACATGGTGGTGCACACCCCGGGCATCGACCAGCCGGAGAACTCGTTCGCCGACTACCGCGCCCCGATCAAGGTGGCACTCTCCCAAGAGCAGCGCGTCACCGACCAGATCGTCGAATTGGCCAAGACGGCCCGCGACGAAGGTGACTACCTGGGCGAGCAGTTCATGCAGTGGTTCCTCAAGGAGCAGATCGAAGAGGTTGCGGTGATGCGCACCCTGCAGACCGTTGCCGATCGGTGCGAAGGCAATCTCTTCGACCTCGAGAACTTCGTCGCCCGTGAGGTCGGCACCGCGGCCAAGACGGATGCCACCGCACCCGGTGTCGCCGGCGGCAGCCTGTAG
- a CDS encoding Glu/Leu/Phe/Val dehydrogenase gives MSVTVTPLPAESATSHVFGRSDFPIDEPAHEQVVFCQDSASGLQAIIALHSTSLGPALGGTRFHSYVDESAALTDVLRLSRGMTYKAAAAGLDLGGGKAVILGDPRTIKTPELLRAYGRFVERLDGLYVTAGDVGTNSDDLDIIGESTAHVVGRNTAAGGSGDSGPNTALGVFQAMRAAAVQVWGERELAGRTVGVEGAGKVGFELVSLLTEAGAEVLVSDVYQPSLDRVLHAFPRTKVAADVRAERLDVYAPCALGGTLDIATSETLNTSIVCGAANNQLLTPEAERTLVNRGIVWVPDYVANSGGLIQVEGELRGRTREEVRKRVESVFDTMTFILQTAARENITAGVAADRIARRRLDDAA, from the coding sequence ATGTCCGTCACCGTCACCCCTCTGCCCGCAGAGTCGGCCACAAGCCACGTGTTCGGTCGATCAGACTTCCCCATCGACGAGCCCGCGCACGAGCAGGTGGTGTTCTGCCAGGACAGCGCAAGCGGTCTGCAGGCCATCATCGCCTTGCACTCCACCTCGCTGGGACCTGCCCTCGGCGGCACCCGTTTTCATTCCTACGTTGACGAAAGTGCCGCGCTCACAGATGTTTTGCGACTATCACGCGGGATGACGTACAAGGCTGCGGCAGCCGGACTCGACCTCGGCGGAGGCAAGGCCGTCATCCTCGGTGATCCGCGGACCATCAAGACGCCCGAGTTGCTGCGCGCCTACGGCCGATTCGTGGAAAGACTCGACGGTCTGTACGTCACGGCCGGCGATGTGGGCACGAACAGCGACGACCTGGACATCATCGGCGAATCGACCGCACACGTCGTCGGCCGCAACACGGCTGCCGGCGGATCGGGTGACAGCGGGCCCAACACCGCCCTCGGAGTGTTCCAGGCCATGCGTGCAGCGGCAGTGCAGGTTTGGGGGGAACGCGAACTCGCCGGACGCACGGTGGGCGTGGAGGGTGCGGGAAAGGTGGGCTTCGAACTGGTGTCGCTCCTGACAGAAGCCGGCGCGGAGGTGCTGGTCTCCGATGTCTATCAGCCCTCACTCGACCGCGTGCTGCATGCCTTCCCCCGCACCAAGGTGGCGGCCGACGTCCGCGCCGAACGCCTCGACGTCTATGCCCCGTGTGCGCTCGGTGGCACGTTGGACATAGCCACCAGTGAGACGCTGAACACATCCATCGTCTGCGGCGCCGCCAACAACCAGTTGCTCACCCCGGAGGCCGAGAGGACACTCGTCAACCGCGGAATCGTGTGGGTACCGGATTATGTGGCCAACTCCGGTGGGCTCATCCAGGTCGAGGGCGAGCTCCGCGGGCGTACCCGCGAAGAGGTACGCAAGCGCGTCGAATCCGTCTTCGACACAATGACATTCATTCTCCAGACCGCGGCCCGAGAGAACATCACGGCCGGTGTCGCCGCCGACCGGATCGCGCGTCGCCGGCTTGACGATGCAGCGTGA
- a CDS encoding Lrp/AsnC family transcriptional regulator yields the protein MTKFDRSDARLLLALCETPRATGVQLATALQMARNTVQSRLARWEERRVLAPMDRLISTRDLGYTLRAYISAVVDQHRLEPIIALFGDIPEVIEVIGISGDADLLIAVAALDADDLYRVAGLILAVPGVERTTMSVAMRDAIPYRTRPLLERLAHGR from the coding sequence ATGACGAAGTTCGACCGCTCTGACGCCCGCCTTCTGCTCGCCCTCTGCGAGACCCCACGCGCCACCGGGGTGCAGTTGGCGACCGCCCTCCAGATGGCCAGGAACACCGTTCAATCCCGGTTGGCCCGATGGGAAGAGCGGCGTGTTCTGGCGCCGATGGACCGACTGATCTCCACGCGAGACCTCGGATACACGCTGCGCGCCTACATCAGCGCGGTCGTCGACCAGCACCGACTCGAACCGATCATCGCCCTCTTCGGCGACATCCCGGAGGTGATCGAGGTGATCGGAATCTCCGGGGACGCAGACCTTCTCATCGCGGTCGCTGCCCTCGACGCCGACGACCTCTACCGCGTGGCCGGGCTGATCCTGGCGGTACCCGGTGTCGAACGGACCACCATGTCGGTGGCCATGCGCGATGCGATCCCTTACCGGACCCGCCCCCTGCTCGAGCGGCTCGCGCACGGTCGGTGA
- a CDS encoding alpha-ketoacid dehydrogenase subunit beta has product MSAPAITPAVMPIGKAINSGLRTAMEKDPKVVLLGEDIGKLGGVFRVTDGLQKDFGPQRVIDTPLAESGIIGTAVGLAMRGYRPVCEIQFDGFIYPAFDQIVSQVAKLHYRTGGNVKMPITIRVPYGGGIGAIEHHSESPEGYFAATAGLRVVTCGTSADAHQMIQQAIESDDPVLFFEPKRRYWEKGPLAEAGDAYPLHKARVVTPGSDVTLVAYGPLVTTAVQAAKIAAGEGRSIEVIDLRSISPLDVDTVADSVRRTGRLVITHEAPVFLGIGAELAARIGERCFFHLEAPIARVGGFTLPYPPAKLEEHFLPDVDRILDAVDRTFAS; this is encoded by the coding sequence ATGAGCGCCCCGGCCATCACCCCCGCGGTCATGCCGATTGGCAAGGCCATCAACTCCGGTCTGCGCACAGCGATGGAGAAGGATCCGAAGGTGGTGCTCCTCGGCGAGGACATCGGCAAGCTCGGAGGTGTGTTCCGGGTGACCGATGGTCTGCAGAAGGACTTCGGACCGCAGCGGGTCATCGACACACCCCTGGCCGAATCCGGGATCATCGGCACGGCAGTGGGTCTGGCGATGCGCGGCTACCGGCCTGTCTGTGAGATCCAGTTCGACGGATTCATCTATCCGGCGTTCGACCAGATCGTCTCGCAGGTCGCCAAGCTGCACTACCGCACCGGCGGCAACGTGAAGATGCCCATCACGATCCGGGTTCCCTACGGCGGCGGAATCGGCGCGATCGAGCACCACTCGGAGTCGCCCGAGGGTTACTTCGCTGCGACCGCTGGTCTGCGTGTGGTCACTTGCGGTACCTCCGCAGACGCCCACCAGATGATCCAGCAGGCAATCGAGTCCGACGACCCGGTGCTGTTCTTCGAACCCAAGCGCCGGTACTGGGAGAAGGGGCCGCTCGCCGAGGCCGGGGATGCCTACCCGCTGCACAAGGCCCGGGTCGTCACGCCAGGCTCGGATGTCACCCTGGTCGCCTACGGCCCCCTCGTCACCACCGCGGTGCAGGCGGCGAAGATCGCAGCAGGAGAGGGCCGTTCGATCGAGGTGATCGACCTACGCTCGATCTCCCCGCTTGATGTCGACACCGTTGCGGACTCGGTCCGCCGCACCGGGCGCCTGGTGATCACCCATGAGGCCCCGGTGTTCCTGGGTATCGGCGCGGAACTCGCGGCGCGCATCGGTGAGCGCTGCTTCTTCCATCTCGAGGCCCCGATCGCTCGCGTGGGCGGATTCACCCTGCCGTATCCGCCGGCCAAGCTCGAAGAACACTTCCTTCCCGACGTCGACCGCATCCTCGACGCCGTCGACCGCACGTTCGCATCGTAG